The Plasmodium yoelii strain 17X genome assembly, chromosome: 8 genome includes a region encoding these proteins:
- a CDS encoding leucine-rich repeat protein produces the protein MSYESDNKKSEKNGEDNINLCNSSQNDQSYDKDENIKDNEKYLNEDLFDEIIPKNEYIKIRTNVINEKMLLEGIQNKKDEIKKNNIIDIFNCTKILFLENKNIIIIQNINLFKNLEELHLDSNLIEELENLEELENLKMLSCSNNNIKEIKNLDKLINLSELNLHNNKIKKIENLNNNKKLKILILSKNYIENIDDIMHLKYLKNLKILNLTDNPISNIKNIEEHIFFSFKNIKYFNNKTLSTQDKINKLSPPCDQICIFDSNNITNDTEQYNKNISEAYLCGIVSLPTTLFDQKEEPSVFRKIKNYLQIKDNFLRDIQNINLKIINKILHLNEERKKSSNSFEKNIENFISENINRHAQKYTELRKRSKKVISTILSYLNIPKGINNIELMKCPDFYKNKVQLNENTTLSDELVIKLQNISKTFHCNVMNNSILEMSTSANKREYEENYEQNNNSKKGNYIFIDHEKYNIIKSYLEKNIEENYLLKDKLISEELMNVVSLNNFIENFKLDISKIIKDINDSISDHFKNLEELDDIFNSKIINFFSEVKNNEHPFIVLSDDEINEYYSYKGKRSNILNNLEDYISSNYNKLGNFLIEEKKKYIFLKSRERILEIGEIIDNFNNLFYSYLCILHPE, from the exons atgagtTATGAaagtgataataaaaaaagtgaaaaaaatggagaagataatataaatttatgcaATAGTTCTCAAAATGACCAATCTTATGATAAAGATGAAAACATAaaagataatgaaaaatatttgaatGAAGATTTGTTTGATGAAATTATAcctaaaaatgaatatataaaaattcgaacaaatgtaataaatgaaaaaatgttgtTAGAAGgaattcaaaataaaaaggatgagatcaaaaaaaataatatcattgACATATTTAATTGTACAAAAATATTGTTcctggaaaataaaaatataataataatacaaaacaTTAACCTTTTTAAAA ATCTTGAAGAATTACACCTGGATAGTAACTTAATAGAAGAACTTGAAAATTTGGAAGAGTtggaaaatttaaaaatgctAAGTTGCTCaaataataacattaaagaaataaaaaatttagacaAATTAATAAACTTATCAGAATTaaatttacataataataaaattaaaaaaatcgaaaatttgaataataataaaaaattaaaaatattaatactaagtaaaaattatatagaaaatatagaCGATATAAtgcatttaaaatatttaaaaaatttgaaaattcTAAATTTAACTGATAATCCTATaagtaatataaaaaatatagaagaacatattttttttagttttaaaaatattaaatattttaacaatAAAACATTATCTACccaagataaaataaataaattatccCCTCCTTGTGATCAAATCTGTATATTCGATTCAAACAATATAACTAATGATACTGaacaatataacaaaaatatttcagAAGCTTACTTATGTGGAATAGTTTCTCTTCCTACTACATTGTTTGATCAAAAAGAAGAGCCTTCCGTTTttcgaaaaataaaaaactattTACAAATTAAGGATAATTTTTTAAGAGATATTCAAAATATCAAtcttaaaattat AAATAAAATACTGCACTTAAATGAAGAGCGAAAGAAATCGTCGAACTCTTTTGAAAAAAacattgaaaattttatatcagaaaatattaatagacATGCTCAAAAATATACAGAATTAAGAAAAAGGTCGAAAAAAGTTATATCCACTATTCTAAGTTATCTTAACATTCCTAAAG gtattaataatattgaacTAATGAAATGTCcagatttttataaaaataaagttcaattaaatgaaaatacaaCATTAAGTGATGAGTTAGTAATAAAACttcaaaatatttcaaaaacatTTCATTGCAATGTTATGAACAATTCTATATTGGAAATGTCTACTAGCGCTAACAAAAGGGAATACgaagaaaattatgaacaaaacaataattcaaaaaaaggaaattatatatttatagatcatgaaaaatataatattatcaaaagttatttagaaaaaaatatcgaagaaaattatttattaaaagacAAATTAATTAGTGAAGAATTAATGAATGTTGTTTCTCTTAATAATTTcattgaaaattttaaattagacatttcaaaaattataaaagatataaatgaTAGCATTTCTGATCATTTTAAAAACTTAGAAGAATTAgatgatatttttaattcaaaaattattaatttcttTTCAGaagttaaaaataatgagCATCCTTTTATTGTTTTGAG TGACGATGAAATAAACGAatattattcttataaaGGGAAACGATCAAATATCTTGAACAACCTCGAGGATTATATTTCGAGTAACTACAATAAATTAGGTAACTTTTTGAtagaggaaaaaaaaaaatatatttttttaaagtcCAGAGAAAGAATATTAGAAATAGGTGAAATTATTGACAATTTTAATAACTTGTTTTATTCCTACTTATGCATATTACACCCTGAATAA
- a CDS encoding heptatricopeptide repeat-containing protein, putative: MNVISYSKIYLVLIFTIINNFIYTKHIDKYLISNKIALSHYDANKKLYEYKNLRNNFFISNNGLALNHKNGRKLKRNKVVHAEKIKNLSSLVGGYVKINRGQFKLCKGVILDVRKTDKEEYELLVVINRDQSNQYPKSILNKFGKSYWFNIKDVEIQKLKDLFFHNYNNFYEKKGRNDDNEIFENNQNVETLKESKDEVDQLDWVPQKSIVENENDETNQINDIKFFLNNELSENTNTPIDLTDLSNLNDLTDLTDLISPHDENKKEVVNSEQETSPDPSNQYNKDVDKIVFETGNVDVNKKTEETGDEKGEAKQLTKLKEHYSEDEMSNPKNIQNQQNLFCHKVVKEIEKNYFYEDLLNLYKTKRHLSNIVVCFYILKQLLKIYNFEMNNITSRNNFIKNVIHNNTFELILLDINKFLEKKQIYRVVDKTWLLWILVKLNIHKENKYKEIFGNILNFIISYINFNILNKLNTKSICAIFWSLAKSGYIGDGKIYEKIIYFLRKYIDILTCQDISNIYYSLSLINYKDDCNFFELLENEINKNINKFTVQSLINILWSMTKQKRNNTTFALIKDKLLFYSNNLNLRNISIFLWCLQKNNYYKIDINFQGKNFQNLNIKQAMQLLFFFNYNKEKYIEYLKYVLKFLFQNINNLTNHELSFFTYSLSKLQLLDNTFLKIKKNILQKNYKTFNVIDINMILLSLNNSNIFDKQLLKYLFNALKYILNTHIKTNISLANISLANNNGIYIQRDDNKIFFENLNYIIKNLSEMKIFDKEIILKYAYLYSSNLCNNISVDIFADYLFYTTAIIPLSKKNDNCTEIGNSSEIINCTNFSTTTKRLDNLYTKLLIKTEPIKLKMVNFQKIYSYFLNHIIIFLKKKLKLFEANSFLSHLDQNYKNCKNETSVKSQNNVVDTFTFNYQTENNMDVQKLNELILDNIPASENNPSPLKNNISYSEYSMFVNKRRNTNRSSGTKYDTKYGIKCDKFCSSFGKEQSSDISSNVNENKMSLHTSLNSIIHLFYSFSHLNLFDKTCIDFYFDNLYNVINEKKNEITAYQWLLIRDTIKIVNIKNKTEWNILLDNVNTYTNYGKDSKDQIETIHIDI; this comes from the coding sequence ATGAACGTTATAAGCTAttcaaaaatttatttagttTTGATTTTTACCATAATAAACAACTTTATTTATACGAAACATATcgataaatatttaattagtaaTAAAATAGCTCTTTCTCATTATGAtgctaataaaaaattgtatgaatataaaaacttaagaaataatttttttatatcaaatAATGGATTAGCCCTAAATCACAAAAATGGAAGGAAACTTAAGAGAAATAAAGTTGTACATgcagaaaaaattaaaaatctTAGTTCATTAGTAGGTggatatgtaaaaataaatcgaGGCCAATTTAAATTATGTAAAGGTGTTATATTAGACGTCAGAAAAACAGATAAAGAGGAATATGAACTATTAGTTGTAATTAATAGAGATCAGTCTAATCAATACCCCAAAagcatattaaataaattcgGAAAAAGTTATTGGTTTAATATTAAAGATGTAGAAATTCAAAAGCTCAAAGATttgttttttcataattataataatttttatgaaaagaAGGGAagaaatgatgataatgaaatatttgaaaataaccAAAACGTTGAAACTTTAAAGGAAAGTAAAGATGAAGTTGACCAATTGGACTGGGTCCCTCAAAAATCAATTGTAGAAAACGAAAATGACGAAACAAATCAAATAAATGacattaaatttttcttAAACAACGAGTTGAGTGAAAATACGAACACCCCCATCGATTTAACCGATTTAAGCAATTTAAACGATTTAACCGATTTAACCGATTTAATATCGCCCCATGatgaaaacaaaaaagaGGTTGTAAATTCTGAACAAGAAACTTCACCAGACCCATCTAACCAATATAACAAAGATGTTGATAAAATAGTATTTGAAACAGGAAATGTGGATGTGAACAAAAAAACGGAGGAAACAGGTGATGAAAAGGGTGAGGCAAAACAGCTGACAAAGTTAAAGGAACATTACAGCGAAGACGAAATGAGCAATCCGAAAAATATCCAAAATCAGCAAAACTTATTTTGTCATAAAGTCGTAaaagaaattgaaaaaaattatttttatgaagatttgctaaatttatataaaactaaAAGACATCTTTCAAACATTGTTgtatgtttttatattttaaaacaattacttaaaatttataattttgaaatgAATAATATAACCTCaagaaataattttataaaaaatgttattcaCAATAATACATTTGAATTAATCTTattagatataaataaatttttggaaaaaaaacaaatatatagagTAGTTGATAAAACATGGCTTTTATGGATTTtagtaaaattaaatattcacaaagaaaataaatataaagaaatatttggaaatatattaaattttattataagttatataaattttaatattttaaataaattaaatacaaaaagtaTATGTGCTATTTTTTGGAGTTTAGCTAAATCTGGATATATTGGGGATGgaaaaatttatgaaaaaattatatattttttgagaaaatatatagacATATTAACATGTCAAGATATTtctaatatttattattcattgtctcttataaattataaagatgattgtaatttttttgaacttttagaaaatgaaattaataaaaatattaacaaatttacTGTCCAAAgtcttataaatatattatggtCTATGacaaaacaaaaaagaaataacacAACTTTTGCATTAATTAaagataaattattattttattcaaataatttaaatttaagaaatataagtatatttttatggtgtctacaaaaaaataattattataaaattgatataaattttcaaggaaaaaattttcaaaatttaaatataaaacaagctatgcaattattatttttttttaattataataaagaaaaatatattgaatatttaaaatatgttcTAAAATTcttatttcaaaatattaataatttaacaaATCACgaattatctttttttacatattctTTATCAAAATTACAACTATTAGAcaatacttttttaaaaattaaaaaaaatattttacaaaaaaattataaaacattCAATGTAATAGATATAAACATGATACTTTTATCActtaataatagtaatatattTGACAAACAATtactaaaatatttatttaatgcattaaaatatattctgaACACACATATCAAGACTAATATTTCTTTGGCAAATATTTCCTTGGCAAATAATAATGGGATATATATTCAAAgggatgataataaaatattttttgaaaacttaaattatataattaaaaatttatctgaaatgaaaatttttgataaagaaattattttgaaatatgcatatttatattcttctaatttatgtaataatattagtgTAGACATTTTTGCTGATTACCTTTTTTACACAACCGCTATAATCCCTttatctaaaaaaaatgacaattGCACCGAAATTGGCAATAGCTCCGAGATTATTAACTGCACTAACTTTTCTACAACAACAAAACGGTTAGACAACCTTTATACAAAATTGTTGATTAAAACTGAACCGATCAAATTAAAGATGgtaaattttcaaaaaatatattcttattttttaaatcatataattatatttttaaaaaaaaaactaaaactGTTTGAAGCTAACTCATTCCTTTCACATTTAgatcaaaattataaaaattgtaaaaatgaAACATCAGTGAAATCACAAAATAATGTAGTTGATACATTTACCTTTAATTATCAAACAGAAAATAATATGGATgttcaaaaattaaatgaattaatattAGACAATATTCCAGCTAGCGAAAATAATCCTTCCCCTTTAAagaataatatttcatattcAGAATATTCTATGTTTGTGAATAAAAGAAGAAACACAAACCGTAGTAGTGGAACCAAGTATGACACAAAATATGGAATCAAATGTGACAAATTTTGTTCTAGTTTTGGAAAAGAGCAATCTTCTGATATCTCAAGCAATGTCAATGAAAACAAAATGTCATTACATACTTCTCTAAATTCaataatacatttattttattcatttagcCATTTAAACTTGTTTGATAAAACATGTAtcgatttttattttgacaatttatataatgtGATTAACgaaaagaaaaatgaaataactGCCTACCAGTGGTTACTTATCAGAGAtactataaaaatagttaatataaaaaacaaaacagAATGGAATATTCTTTTAGATAATGTAAATACGTACACAAATTATGGAAAAGACTCAAAGGATCAAATCGAGACAATACATATTGATATTTAA